The proteins below are encoded in one region of Ereboglobus luteus:
- a CDS encoding uroporphyrinogen decarboxylase family protein, producing MTPVNPTKPAMNHVERFRAVMRFQPVDRMPRWEWAMWWDKTIERWHGEGLPAGLNDVFDISCHFGLDPYKQFWFSTTESTIEAVQHHVEGVVAGMDDYLALRPKIYPRHEEAIAGMAPWALRQKDGKLVVWITLEGFFWFTRTLMGFEQFMYAYIDQPELVHKISEDLLAYNLDLLERISRVCVPVFLTIAEDMSYNNGPMISRAIFDEFMAPYYRRLMERVKELDAFAIVDTDGDVTKLVPWLQSVGVDGVLPLEYQAGVDGLALREAYPDLLMIGHYNKLVMNQGEAAMRREFERLLPLMRRGGFIPSVDHQTPPGVSLQEYHLYLRLLQEYTQPDLQG from the coding sequence ATGACACCTGTAAATCCGACAAAACCCGCAATGAACCATGTTGAGCGCTTTCGCGCGGTCATGCGTTTCCAGCCCGTGGATCGCATGCCCCGTTGGGAATGGGCGATGTGGTGGGACAAAACCATTGAGCGCTGGCATGGCGAGGGTTTGCCCGCCGGCCTGAATGATGTGTTCGATATCTCATGCCATTTCGGGCTCGATCCCTATAAACAATTTTGGTTCAGCACGACCGAGTCCACAATCGAGGCGGTGCAGCACCATGTGGAGGGAGTCGTTGCCGGAATGGATGATTATCTTGCGCTGCGCCCGAAGATTTATCCGAGGCACGAGGAGGCCATCGCCGGCATGGCCCCGTGGGCGTTGCGGCAGAAGGACGGCAAACTGGTGGTGTGGATTACGCTCGAGGGATTTTTCTGGTTTACGCGCACGCTCATGGGATTCGAGCAGTTCATGTATGCCTACATCGACCAGCCGGAACTGGTGCACAAAATCAGCGAGGATTTGCTTGCATACAATCTCGATCTGCTCGAACGAATCTCGCGCGTTTGCGTGCCCGTGTTCCTGACCATCGCCGAGGACATGTCCTATAACAACGGCCCCATGATTTCGCGCGCGATATTCGACGAGTTCATGGCCCCCTATTATCGCCGACTGATGGAGCGCGTGAAGGAACTCGACGCATTCGCCATCGTGGACACCGACGGCGATGTCACAAAACTCGTCCCGTGGCTGCAATCGGTCGGCGTGGACGGCGTGCTGCCGTTGGAATACCAGGCCGGTGTCGATGGGTTGGCGCTGCGCGAGGCTTATCCCGATTTATTGATGATTGGTCATTACAACAAACTCGTCATGAACCAGGGCGAGGCGGCGATGAGGCGCGAATTCGAGCGCCTGCTGCCCCTCATGCGCCGAGGCGGTTTCATTCCGAGCGTGGACCACCAGACTCCGCCCGGAGTTTCCCTGCAAGAATACCATCTATACCTGCGCCTGCTGCAGGAATACACACAGCCCGACTTGCAGGGGTAA